The following are encoded together in the Miscanthus floridulus cultivar M001 unplaced genomic scaffold, ASM1932011v1 fs_631, whole genome shotgun sequence genome:
- the LOC136532472 gene encoding uncharacterized protein → MRPLRRFLSLGMRDVRSSPPPIPEDARWRVINRAHADAQKKRKDAKAANRKWPADELPLAPLKALKASPGSSAHWVAETREGALPPRGGEAHESDGASVPLVAEAPGVSEAEATEDRALKTAETAVAAVGVSASSEATMAEAGAPEATEAIVMAARLSVQEAEMKAAEASVARLVQGSPLLRESAREAEVYPISSDDTSRAREVVDAEDAGAVEQPAPVLDKRSSALVRARPEPRGWDHPQVLW, encoded by the exons atgcggccgtTGCGgcggttcctctcgctg gggatgagggacgtgcgctcctctccgccgcccattcccgaggacgcgaggtgGCGGGTGATCAACCGCGCGCACGCCGACGCGCAGAAAAAgcggaaagacgccaaggcggcaaa TCGGAAGTGGCCTGCGGAcgagctccccttggcgccccttaaggcgctcaaggcgagccctggctcctccgcccactgggtggcggag acgagggagggagcacTTCCGCCCCGCGGGGGCGAGGCTCATGAATCGGATGGGGCcagcgtgcccttggttgccgaggcccccggggtctccgaggctgaggcgacggaggacaGGGCGCTcaagaccgccgagaccgcagtggccgcggtcggtgtttctgcgtcctccgaggctacgatggcggaggctggagcccccgaggCCACCGAGGCCATCGTAATGGCGGCGAGGCTGTctgtccaggaggcggagatgaaggcggccgaggcctcggTGGCGCGCTTGGTTCAGGGGTCGCCgctgttgcgagagagcgcccgggaggcggaggtctatccgatctcctccgacgatacttcccgggcacgggaggtggtcgacgccgaggatgccggtgccgtggaacagccggcgccGGTCTTGGACAAgcgaagctcggccctcgtgcgggcgcgacccgagcctcgcgggtgggatcacccgcaagTACTGTGGTga